In a genomic window of Holophagaceae bacterium:
- a CDS encoding tyrosine-type recombinase/integrase — MTSPSPLAEAVQAFHLEQRARGVSQHTARAQKGDLEKLVAHAIGESWAGWDVSPRTLRRFALELGERGLDPASQARILSTARGFFRWLWDTGRIPVNPASGLRNPKQAAKLPAFLTEGESASLLDLPAAVDFPSARLRCLLELLYASGLRVSELVGLDLQDVYFEQRTLRVLGKGSKERLVPFHPEAASTLETYLSHRGRQLSLKSLPPTAAVFINLRGGRLTATSVRNLLQKAVEGAALRARISPHALRHSFASHLLARGMDLRAIQELLGHASLSTTQRYTHLDLEQLSKTYNSAHPRAKKNS, encoded by the coding sequence ATGACGTCCCCTTCTCCGCTGGCAGAAGCAGTCCAGGCCTTCCATTTGGAACAACGCGCCAGAGGCGTTTCGCAGCACACTGCGCGGGCGCAAAAGGGCGACCTGGAAAAACTCGTTGCGCATGCCATCGGAGAATCTTGGGCGGGATGGGATGTGAGCCCGCGGACCCTGAGGCGCTTCGCCCTGGAACTCGGCGAGCGGGGCCTGGACCCCGCCAGCCAGGCCCGGATCCTTTCCACAGCCAGGGGATTCTTCAGGTGGCTTTGGGATACCGGGCGCATCCCCGTCAATCCGGCCTCGGGCCTCAGGAATCCCAAGCAGGCCGCCAAGCTGCCGGCCTTCCTGACCGAGGGCGAGAGCGCATCGCTGCTGGATCTGCCGGCCGCTGTGGATTTTCCGTCGGCCCGGCTGCGCTGCCTGCTGGAGCTGCTCTACGCATCTGGGCTGCGCGTTTCTGAACTGGTGGGGCTGGACCTCCAGGATGTGTATTTCGAGCAGCGGACGCTGCGCGTGCTGGGCAAGGGCAGCAAGGAAAGGCTGGTCCCGTTCCATCCGGAGGCCGCCAGCACGCTGGAAACCTACCTGTCGCATAGGGGCCGCCAATTGTCCCTGAAATCCCTGCCGCCGACCGCAGCGGTCTTCATCAACTTGCGCGGCGGCCGCCTGACCGCCACCAGCGTCCGGAATCTGCTCCAGAAGGCCGTGGAAGGCGCCGCGCTCAGGGCGCGCATCAGTCCCCACGCCCTCCGCCACAGCTTCGCGTCGCACCTGCTCGCCCGCGGCATGGACCTCCGCGCCATCCAGGAACTGCTGGGCCACGCCAGCCTCAGCACCACGCAGCGCTACACCCATCTGGACCTGGAGCAGCTCTCGAAGACCTACAATTCAGCGCATCCGAGGGCGAAGAAGAATTCCTGA
- a CDS encoding DUF4388 domain-containing protein — protein MSNLRGNLSSISLTDVAQLLHVNKKTGLLKVSAGKIAGTLFVVNGDVIHAETPHSKGEMAAFEILEWDKGEFEFIAQKVQAPNSIRRSVPDLLMESARTSDSRKRLRSLFPNLKSVPWPTLQGDALLQGIKIYSEDRKIIPYFDGYRDFMDVMATTEQNEVQVLQAASILHDAGRLKLFEPEVQVNVGILKTGFFKKGDHLEAPKSLEAHWRQLEPYSSSPIANLRVMWAHGPAVDPVQFVTGMNDFTIAISKDLLGAWGLNEGDVVQVRPAP, from the coding sequence ATGTCGAACCTCCGCGGCAACCTGTCGAGCATTTCCCTTACGGATGTGGCCCAGCTGCTGCATGTGAACAAGAAAACGGGTCTGCTCAAAGTCAGCGCCGGGAAGATCGCCGGAACCCTTTTCGTGGTGAACGGCGATGTGATCCATGCGGAAACGCCGCACAGCAAAGGCGAGATGGCGGCCTTCGAGATCCTGGAATGGGACAAGGGCGAATTCGAGTTCATCGCCCAAAAAGTCCAAGCCCCCAACAGCATCCGTCGATCGGTGCCGGACCTCCTTATGGAATCGGCCCGCACCTCGGATTCCCGCAAACGCCTGCGCAGCCTGTTTCCGAACCTCAAATCCGTGCCCTGGCCGACCCTTCAAGGCGATGCGCTGTTGCAGGGAATCAAGATCTACTCCGAAGACCGGAAGATCATCCCGTACTTCGACGGCTACCGGGATTTCATGGACGTCATGGCGACGACGGAACAGAACGAAGTCCAGGTGCTCCAGGCCGCGAGCATCCTCCACGACGCAGGCCGCCTGAAACTTTTCGAACCCGAAGTGCAAGTGAACGTCGGAATCCTGAAAACAGGATTCTTCAAGAAGGGTGACCACCTGGAAGCGCCCAAGTCCCTCGAGGCCCATTGGCGGCAGCTGGAACCCTACAGCAGCTCGCCCATCGCCAACCTGCGCGTGATGTGGGCCCACGGCCCCGCCGTGGATCCCGTCCAATTCGTCACCGGCATGAACGACTTCACCATCGCCATCTCCAAGGACCTCCTGGGCGCCTGGGGCCTGAACGAAGGCGACGTCGTGCAGGTGCGGCCGGCCCCATAG
- a CDS encoding response regulator, which translates to MKTILVVDDQPEVVGLLQDILSLEGYRVLTADSTDPARKLLAVKKVDLAFLDVDMPGESGHELCKFIKGFPDAPKVVMLTGLEEEAHWQEGFRVGADVYAVKPFGRDRILLMVRELIGEAD; encoded by the coding sequence ATGAAGACCATTCTGGTAGTTGACGACCAGCCGGAGGTCGTGGGCCTCCTCCAGGATATTTTGTCGCTCGAAGGCTATCGGGTGCTGACGGCGGACAGCACGGACCCCGCCCGGAAGCTGCTGGCGGTGAAAAAGGTGGACCTGGCCTTCCTCGATGTGGACATGCCGGGGGAAAGCGGCCACGAGCTCTGCAAATTCATCAAAGGCTTTCCCGACGCGCCGAAAGTCGTGATGCTCACGGGCCTCGAGGAGGAGGCCCACTGGCAGGAGGGCTTCCGCGTGGGGGCGGATGTCTATGCTGTGAAGCCCTTCGGGCGGGACCGCATCCTGCTCATGGTCCGGGAACTCATCGGGGAGGCCGACTGA
- a CDS encoding pyridoxine 5'-phosphate synthase, translating into MSPRLGVNIDHVATLRQARAGREPEPVAAALAAQSAGCSGITVHLRADRRHIQDRDLKVLKEVLSLPLNVECAATPEALESVIGPKPHMVTLVPETREELTTTGGLDAIFLQAPLRQIIRELKASDIRVSLFIDPSREQVMMAAKLEADAVELNTGVYSDIPFGSDSNLELGRIREAAKRSANLGLRVLAGHGLTLRNVGSISAIPEIEELNIGHSIIARAVFVGMERAVQEMLAAMGGPGGSGGAP; encoded by the coding sequence TTGAGTCCACGCCTAGGTGTGAATATCGATCACGTGGCGACGCTGCGCCAGGCGCGGGCGGGACGCGAACCGGAACCGGTCGCGGCGGCGCTGGCCGCCCAAAGCGCAGGCTGCAGCGGCATCACGGTGCACCTGCGGGCGGACCGGCGGCACATCCAGGACAGGGATCTCAAAGTCCTGAAGGAAGTGCTGTCCCTGCCGCTAAACGTCGAGTGCGCGGCCACGCCGGAGGCGCTGGAATCGGTCATCGGCCCCAAGCCGCACATGGTGACGCTCGTTCCGGAGACCCGGGAAGAACTCACCACCACCGGCGGGCTCGATGCCATTTTCCTGCAGGCGCCCCTACGCCAGATCATCCGCGAGCTCAAGGCCTCCGATATCCGCGTGAGCCTGTTCATCGACCCTTCCCGGGAGCAGGTGATGATGGCCGCCAAACTCGAAGCGGACGCGGTGGAACTGAATACAGGCGTCTACTCGGACATTCCCTTTGGAAGCGATTCCAACCTTGAGCTGGGACGCATTCGCGAGGCTGCCAAACGCTCAGCGAACCTGGGACTGCGCGTCCTGGCAGGCCATGGCCTCACCCTGCGCAACGTGGGATCCATCTCCGCCATCCCAGAAATCGAGGAATTGAACATCGGCCACAGCATCATCGCCAGGGCGGTGTTCGTGGGCATGGAGCGGGCGGTCCAGGAGATGCTCGCCGCCATGGGCGGCCCGGGCGGCAGCGGCGGCGCCCCATGA
- the glmM gene encoding phosphoglucosamine mutase (catalyzes the conversion of glucosamine-6-phosphate to glucosamine-1-phosphate) produces the protein MSLSYFGTDGIRGRAYESPLSLSEVARWGRAWGQVAGSRGISNLVLGWDPRTSSEPMAEAFLRGLGNFRSTVLGVVPTPAVAWLAQQTPQAWGVMLSASHNPPEDNGIKGFNRLGEKLEEDEERAIEAAFGCSADPGPPFPPLRVDSDPVGRYLAHLGSVALPDDFPVVVDCAHGATAPFAAGVLRGALGWVGVPADGKRINVGVGSTHLGALREAVIAANAELGIALDGDGDRCLLLDSRGELVDGDQMLWLLAQDRLEAGEPLPGVVGTVMTNGALEAALASRGVAFVRTPVGDKFLLRELQARGWDLAAEASGHLIQKREGPSGDGLATAKAVLRALLRRPKPERWSWRFEPWPLKLVNLRAKERRAVEDCKALRAAMAELEARHGGVDGSLRLVVRWSGTEAKLRLMVEAREPALLASAMRSLETAARADLGMS, from the coding sequence ATGTCCTTGAGCTATTTCGGCACCGACGGCATCCGCGGCCGGGCCTATGAATCACCCTTGAGTCTTTCCGAAGTGGCCCGCTGGGGTCGGGCCTGGGGCCAGGTGGCCGGATCCAGGGGCATTTCGAACCTCGTGCTGGGATGGGATCCCCGCACGAGTTCCGAGCCCATGGCCGAGGCTTTCCTCCGGGGCCTGGGAAACTTCCGCTCCACCGTCCTCGGCGTGGTCCCGACTCCGGCGGTGGCCTGGCTCGCGCAACAGACGCCCCAGGCCTGGGGTGTCATGCTCAGCGCGAGCCACAATCCGCCTGAGGACAATGGCATCAAGGGCTTCAATCGGCTGGGAGAAAAGCTCGAGGAAGATGAGGAACGAGCCATCGAAGCCGCCTTCGGATGCTCAGCGGACCCGGGCCCGCCGTTTCCGCCGCTGCGCGTGGATTCAGATCCGGTGGGACGCTACCTCGCCCACCTCGGCTCCGTGGCGCTGCCTGATGATTTTCCGGTGGTTGTGGATTGCGCCCATGGGGCTACGGCCCCCTTCGCGGCCGGGGTGCTGCGGGGAGCCCTGGGCTGGGTCGGCGTCCCAGCCGATGGCAAGCGCATCAACGTGGGGGTGGGGTCCACCCATCTGGGGGCCCTGCGGGAAGCCGTGATCGCCGCGAACGCCGAACTGGGCATAGCCCTGGATGGAGACGGCGACCGTTGCCTGCTGTTGGATTCACGGGGGGAACTGGTCGATGGCGATCAGATGCTATGGCTCCTGGCCCAGGACCGCCTGGAGGCCGGCGAGCCGCTTCCCGGAGTCGTAGGGACGGTGATGACCAACGGCGCCCTGGAAGCAGCCCTCGCCTCGCGGGGCGTGGCCTTCGTAAGGACCCCGGTCGGAGACAAATTCCTGCTGCGCGAACTACAGGCCCGCGGGTGGGATCTGGCCGCGGAGGCTTCCGGCCATCTGATTCAGAAACGCGAAGGACCCTCCGGGGATGGCCTGGCCACGGCTAAAGCTGTGCTCCGGGCCCTGCTGCGCCGTCCCAAACCCGAGCGCTGGTCCTGGCGCTTCGAGCCCTGGCCCTTGAAATTGGTGAACCTGCGGGCCAAAGAGCGCCGGGCCGTGGAGGACTGCAAGGCCCTGCGGGCCGCTATGGCCGAGCTGGAGGCCCGCCACGGAGGGGTGGACGGGTCCTTGAGGCTGGTCGTGCGCTGGTCCGGCACGGAAGCAAAGCTGCGCCTCATGGTCGAGGCCCGGGAGCCCGCCTTGCTGGCCTCGGCCATGCGCTCCCTCGAGACCGCCGCCCGGGCCGATCTGGGGATGTCATGA
- the folP gene encoding dihydropteroate synthase: MMAFGHPAIGPLPKSGPFFIGILNLTPDSFSDGGRFLAPDAALAQARKLAADGAGMIDLGAESTRPGAAEVAPANEWARLDPVVATLREQLPGLPLSLDTRHAEVAERGLEGGISVLNDVTGFSNPPMLELAKGSACGLIAMRSRMKDNAFWMPDYGDPGPRSAEPALSELKGMLERLLKAGIQPEKIVLDPGFGFGTTYPEDSSLWGLLPRLPSLLAWPQERFCIGISRKRFLAWRNGTPELPPMERDQLTAAAHQEAMAMGYRVFRTHEIP, translated from the coding sequence ATGATGGCGTTCGGCCATCCGGCGATCGGGCCACTCCCCAAGAGTGGCCCTTTCTTCATTGGGATCCTGAACCTCACGCCGGATTCGTTCAGCGATGGGGGACGGTTCCTGGCACCGGACGCGGCGCTGGCGCAGGCCCGGAAACTGGCGGCCGACGGCGCAGGCATGATCGATCTGGGCGCCGAAAGCACCCGTCCCGGAGCGGCCGAGGTGGCGCCGGCGAACGAATGGGCCCGGCTCGACCCGGTGGTGGCGACGCTCCGGGAACAGCTCCCGGGACTCCCCCTGAGCCTCGATACGCGCCATGCCGAGGTAGCCGAACGGGGCCTGGAAGGGGGCATTTCGGTGTTGAATGACGTCACTGGATTTTCAAATCCCCCAATGCTGGAACTGGCCAAGGGGTCGGCCTGCGGGCTCATCGCCATGCGCAGCCGGATGAAGGACAACGCTTTCTGGATGCCCGACTACGGCGACCCTGGGCCCCGCAGCGCGGAACCTGCCCTTTCTGAACTGAAGGGAATGCTCGAGCGCCTGCTCAAAGCTGGCATCCAACCGGAAAAGATCGTGCTGGATCCTGGATTCGGCTTCGGGACGACCTACCCGGAGGATTCCTCCCTTTGGGGACTGCTCCCCCGGCTTCCATCGCTTCTTGCCTGGCCCCAGGAGCGGTTCTGCATCGGCATCTCCCGGAAAAGGTTCCTGGCCTGGCGGAATGGCACGCCGGAGCTGCCTCCCATGGAGCGGGACCAGCTCACCGCAGCTGCCCACCAGGAAGCCATGGCCATGGGCTATCGCGTCTTCCGGACGCACGAGATACCGTAA